From the genome of Geobacter sp. SVR, one region includes:
- a CDS encoding tetratricopeptide repeat protein, producing MKRFFIAVVMLSVYLCSGCASIVSSSNKVLPIMTQPDEASCEILNLSTGNLEVKTKTPFTATLDASSGFFQNARYKIKLTKEGYLPYETHIDGKINGWYFGNVVFGGLIGILLVDPASGAMWKIYDDNINVKLYRDTPEGRVSMATEKYNGEEALKRQDYDGAIDDTTYGISVYPEFYDGFCVRSASYAAKGDMDKAMEDINKAISLKPEMHKAYRNRGELFVKTGKPDKAIEDFNKALALKPDYAEALFSRGYLYNSQNNIELAKADITLACKKGFRRACNFQF from the coding sequence ATGAAGAGATTTTTCATCGCTGTAGTAATGCTGTCTGTGTATCTTTGCAGTGGCTGTGCTTCCATTGTTTCAAGCAGCAACAAAGTTCTGCCTATTATGACTCAGCCTGACGAAGCGAGCTGCGAGATTCTAAATCTAAGCACCGGAAATTTGGAGGTAAAAACGAAAACTCCTTTCACTGCGACATTAGATGCATCTTCCGGCTTCTTCCAGAATGCTAGATATAAAATCAAGCTCACCAAAGAAGGTTACCTTCCCTACGAAACCCACATTGACGGAAAAATCAACGGCTGGTACTTCGGTAATGTTGTTTTCGGCGGCCTGATTGGAATCCTGCTTGTTGATCCGGCAAGCGGAGCTATGTGGAAAATTTATGACGACAATATCAACGTGAAGCTTTACAGGGACACGCCAGAGGGCCGCGTCAGCATGGCCACAGAAAAATATAATGGAGAAGAGGCACTCAAACGGCAGGATTACGATGGCGCAATAGACGATACAACATATGGTATTTCGGTCTATCCAGAGTTTTACGATGGCTTTTGCGTTCGCAGCGCGTCTTACGCTGCCAAAGGTGATATGGACAAGGCAATGGAGGACATAAACAAGGCCATATCATTGAAACCTGAGATGCACAAAGCATATAGAAACCGTGGCGAATTATTTGTCAAAACCGGAAAACCCGACAAAGCTATTGAGGATTTCAACAAGGCTCTCGCATTGAAACCAGATTATGCGGAAGCTCTTTTCAGTCGCGGCTACCTCTACAACAGCCAGAATAATATAGAACTTGCTAAAGCGGATATAACACTGGCTTGCAAAAAGGGATTCCGAAGGGCGTGCAACTTCCAATTTTAA